The sequence below is a genomic window from Shinella zoogloeoides.
CATTGGAGACGGCGCGACGGTGATGATCGGCGGTTTCGGCGGCTCCGGCGCGCCGATCGAGCTGATCCACGCCCTGATCGACAAGGGTCCGAAGGACCTCACCGTCATCAACAACAATGCCGGCAACGGCCGCATCGGCATCGCCGCGATGATCGATGCCGGCATGGTCAGGAAGATGATCTGCTCCTTCCCACGCTCCACCGATCCGCGCGCCTTCACCGATCGCTACCTCGCCGGCGAGATCGAGCTGGAGCTGGTGCCGCAGGGCACGCTCGCCGAACGCATCCGCGCCGGCGGCGCCGGCATCCCGGCCTTCTACACGCCGACGAGTTTCGGCACGGAACTGGCGAAGGGAAAGCCGACGGCCGAATTCGACGGCCGCATGTATGTGCAGGAGCGCTGGCTGAAGGCGGATTTCGCGCTGATCAAGGCTGAAAAGGCCGATACGCATGGCAACCTCACCTACAACAAGGCGGCCCGCAATTTCGGCCCGCTGATGTGCATGGCGGCGACGAAGACCATCGTGCAGGTTTCGAAACTGGTGCAGCCGGGCGGCATCGACCCGGAACACGTCGTCACCCCCGGCATCTTCGTCGACGGCGTCGTGGAAGTCGCGGACGCAAGGCAGGAAGAAGATCTCATCCGCGCAGGAGTGGTTTACGCATGACCGTCGAACTGGACACCCGCGAAGACATCAAACTCTCCAACGGCCAGATCGCCTGGCGCGCGGCGCAGGACATCGCCGACGGCGCCTATGTGAACCTCGGTATCGGCTTTCCGGAAATGGTCGCGCGCTACCAGCCGGAGGGACGCGAGGCGATCTTCCACACGGAAAACGGCATTCTGGATTTCGGCGAGGCGCCGCCGGAAGGCGAGGAGGACTGGGACCTGATCAATGCCGGCAAGAAGGCCGTGACGCTGAAGCCGGGTTCTGCCTTCTTCCACCATGCCGACAGCTTCGCCATGGTGCGCGGCGGCCATCTCGATGTGGCGATCCTCGGCGCCTATCAGGTGGCCGAGAACGGCGACCTTGCCAACTGGCGTGTCGGCTCCAAGGGCGTGCCGGCCGTCGGCGGGGCGATGGACCTCGTGCATGGCGCCAAACAGGTGGTCGTCATCACCGAGCACGTCACCAAGAAGGGCGAGCCGAAGCTTGTCGAGTGCTGCACCTTCCCGCTGACCGGCGTCGGCTGCATCACGCGCATCTACACCAGCCATGCCGTCATCGACGTTGCCAACGGCCGCTTCGTTCTGCGCGAGAAGCTGCCGGGTATGACGATCGAGGAATTGCAGGCGATGACCGGTGCGAAGCTGCATGTCGAAGGCCCCGTCGCCGATCTCGTCGTGCCGGAACTTTAGAGGCCCCCATGTCCGAAGCCTATATCTGCGACTATATCCGCACGCCCATCGGCCGCTTCGGCGGGGCGCTTTCCTCCGTTCGCGCCGACGATCTCGGCGCAATCCCGCTGAAAGCGCTGATGGCGCGCAACGCCGGCATCGATTGGGAAGCGGTCGACGACGTCATCTTCGGCTGCGCCAACCAGGCGGGCGAGGACAATCGCAATGTCGCCCGCATGTCCTCGCTGCTCGCTGGTCTTCCCGTCTCGGTGTCGGGCACGACGATCAACCGTCTCTGCGGTTCCGGCATGGACGCCGTCATCGCCGCTGCCCGCGCCATCAAGGCCGGCGAGGCGGAATTGTTGATCGCCGGCGGCGTCGAAAGCATGAGCCGCGCACCTTTCGTTAT
It includes:
- a CDS encoding 3-oxoacid CoA-transferase subunit A, encoding MDKTIESLEAAVSGIGDGATVMIGGFGGSGAPIELIHALIDKGPKDLTVINNNAGNGRIGIAAMIDAGMVRKMICSFPRSTDPRAFTDRYLAGEIELELVPQGTLAERIRAGGAGIPAFYTPTSFGTELAKGKPTAEFDGRMYVQERWLKADFALIKAEKADTHGNLTYNKAARNFGPLMCMAATKTIVQVSKLVQPGGIDPEHVVTPGIFVDGVVEVADARQEEDLIRAGVVYA
- a CDS encoding CoA transferase subunit B: MTVELDTREDIKLSNGQIAWRAAQDIADGAYVNLGIGFPEMVARYQPEGREAIFHTENGILDFGEAPPEGEEDWDLINAGKKAVTLKPGSAFFHHADSFAMVRGGHLDVAILGAYQVAENGDLANWRVGSKGVPAVGGAMDLVHGAKQVVVITEHVTKKGEPKLVECCTFPLTGVGCITRIYTSHAVIDVANGRFVLREKLPGMTIEELQAMTGAKLHVEGPVADLVVPEL